The sequence GAATTTGAATGTGAAAATAGCTGAAACCTAAAACTGTATTTGGTAAATAATGAATTATCAAAAAGTTAAACCCTTACAGAACAAACCTTTTGGTGCTTTTTAAGTCAGATATTAGTTTAGTTGAGAATAAAGCACTTGGATAACAATCATTCATTTACTCTCTTGATAGTATTGAAACGTATGTTTGAATTTTTTGCAAGCTTTACTAGTAAAAACAACATATGCACCTCTGATGATTCTTATAGAGAAGATTTAAGAATATTTTGAATAGTGTAAAATAGTTGCGATAAAAAAATTAATGCGAAACTTCCATCGACTCCGGTAAAGGAGCTAACTTTCCATCTTCCATATAAACAATGCGGTCGGCAATATCTAAAATCCGATTATCATGAGTTACCATCAAAATCGTACAGCCTTGTTCTTTAGCTAATTTCTGCATAATATCAACTACATCGCGTCCGGTTTTTTTATCAAGTGCAGCAGTAGGTTCATCAGCTAAAACAATCTTTGGTTGACTGACAAGAGCGCGTGCTATTGCTACCCTTTGTTTTTGTCCACCAGATAAGTCATCGGGATAATAATCAATTCGGTTCCCTAATCCAACTATTTCTAACATTTCAGTAGATTTTTGATGCATTTCTTGAGTAGAAATATGTGGATGAACTTCTAAACCCATTCTTACGTTTTGAAGGGCGGTCAAACTTTCGTGTAAATTATGCGCTTGGAAGATATAACCATGCTCGCGTCTGGCAATAGTTAATTGTTTTGCAGAAGCACCAGATAATTCTTTTCCTAACACCTTGACGCTACCTTCTTGAGCCGAACGTAAACCACCGCAAAGTGTTAACAGCGTTGTTTTACCAGAACCAGATGGCCCAGTCATAATAATAATTTCACCAGCCTGTATTTCTAAATTGATATCAAACAAAGCCTGCTTACGAAGCTGACCTTTACCAAAATAATGGTTGAGATTGTGGATTGAAATAGCAGGTTCAGTATTCATTAGTTAGTTGTTAGTTATTAATCGTTATTTGTTATAATATCGTTCTCAATCATCCGTGTAATCCGTGTCATCCATTTAATCCGTGATAGTTCACTTCTCAACGTTAAAACATATCCGCTGGGTCAGCAGATTGAAGTTTTTGAGTTGCAATTCCTCCAGAAATAGCACAGACAATTACGGTTAAAATGAAAACGGTAATCGCTCGCGAAACTGTCATGTAAATAGGTAAATTAGTTGCGGTAGCTGCTAAATGGTATAAACCCAATGGAATGAAAAATCCGGGAAGAAAACCAACCGTAGCGATAATAATTGCTTCCTCAAAAATTACCCCTAATAAATAGTTATTTCCATAACCCATGGCTTTAAATGTTGCGTATTCTTTCAAATGAGAATTTACGTCTGTAGAAAGGATTTGATAAACAATAATTACACCAATGAAAAAGCCCATCGCTACACCAAAAGTGAAAACAAAAGCAATCGGACTCTCTTTAGTAAGTACGTCTAATTCAAATTGTAAAAACCCTTCTTGTGTTAGAACTTTTACGTCTTCAGGTAAATATTCTTCTAATCTTGATACAACTTCTTCAGCTTCATATCCCGGTTCTAAATAAATTAAACCAATATTCACACTGCTTGCTTTTTGGTTGGGAAATAAGCGTAAATAATTATTATCGCTTGAAAGCAACATCCCATCCGCAGCAAAGGAAGCACCAAATTTAAATAGTCCGTTTACACTAATAGTTCTTCTACCTATTTCCGTCGAAACTTCTTCACCCGCTTCGACTTTGGCATAAACTTCGCCGTATTCCCCCCTGGCAGCTTTATCGAATAAGAATCTATCCGGTAACTG comes from Rivularia sp. PCC 7116 and encodes:
- the devC gene encoding ABC transporter permease DevC produces the protein MLGFIQQLKRRTPLGWLQLSRHKGRFLVALSGIAFADILMFMQLGFQASLFESNTKLNRAVLADIVLISSQAKSTQNLSTFPRNRLFEASDVPGVKAAEPMYVGMVSWRNPQTRKKVQVQAIGFNPEVPALDIPEANAQLDKIQLPDRFLFDKAARGEYGEVYAKVEAGEEVSTEIGRRTISVNGLFKFGASFAADGMLLSSDNNYLRLFPNQKASSVNIGLIYLEPGYEAEEVVSRLEEYLPEDVKVLTQEGFLQFELDVLTKESPIAFVFTFGVAMGFFIGVIIVYQILSTDVNSHLKEYATFKAMGYGNNYLLGVIFEEAIIIATVGFLPGFFIPLGLYHLAATATNLPIYMTVSRAITVFILTVIVCAISGGIATQKLQSADPADMF
- a CDS encoding DevA family ABC transporter ATP-binding protein; translated protein: MNTEPAISIHNLNHYFGKGQLRKQALFDINLEIQAGEIIIMTGPSGSGKTTLLTLCGGLRSAQEGSVKVLGKELSGASAKQLTIARREHGYIFQAHNLHESLTALQNVRMGLEVHPHISTQEMHQKSTEMLEIVGLGNRIDYYPDDLSGGQKQRVAIARALVSQPKIVLADEPTAALDKKTGRDVVDIMQKLAKEQGCTILMVTHDNRILDIADRIVYMEDGKLAPLPESMEVSH